A region of Piscinibacter gummiphilus DNA encodes the following proteins:
- a CDS encoding acyltransferase family protein produces MSAPSPRLLHLDALKALAAQAIVWHHLVSYGPIADTVQELMPEVTDLLFHHGRMAVQVFLVVGGFLSARALAPRREALQGSLAQVGLLIGRRWLRLALPFFAAVLLTLGCSALVADWLPDLVPHSVGLAQLLSHALLLHGVLGHESLTVGAWYVAIDLQLFALLLGLLWCAGRFRRSRWMAPVLVLAAVAASLWVFNRDPSLDNWAPYFFGAYGLGVLVHWLSASRWRERWLALLCAMVLAALAHDFRGRIALALVTALVLALLQWRHQGGRPLLPAGRPAALLGHLGTHSYALFLVHFPICLLVNGLFEQKDPTQQGAALMAIVSAWLLSNAAAVPFHRWVERPAGRLRWPRWGLQRA; encoded by the coding sequence ATGTCCGCCCCGTCGCCCCGCCTGCTCCACCTCGATGCCCTCAAGGCCCTGGCCGCCCAGGCCATCGTGTGGCACCACCTCGTGAGCTACGGCCCCATCGCCGACACGGTGCAGGAACTGATGCCGGAGGTCACCGACCTGCTGTTCCACCACGGCCGCATGGCGGTGCAGGTGTTCCTCGTGGTCGGCGGTTTCCTCAGTGCCCGCGCCCTCGCGCCGCGCCGCGAAGCGCTGCAGGGCTCGCTCGCGCAGGTGGGCCTGCTGATCGGGCGCCGCTGGCTGCGGCTCGCGCTGCCCTTCTTCGCCGCGGTGCTGCTGACCCTCGGCTGTTCCGCGCTGGTGGCCGACTGGCTGCCGGACCTCGTGCCCCACTCGGTGGGCCTGGCGCAACTGCTGTCGCATGCGCTGCTGCTGCACGGCGTGCTGGGCCACGAGTCGCTGACGGTGGGCGCCTGGTACGTGGCGATCGACCTGCAGCTGTTCGCGCTGTTGCTCGGCCTGCTGTGGTGCGCGGGGCGGTTCCGGCGGTCGAGGTGGATGGCGCCGGTGCTGGTGCTCGCGGCGGTGGCGGCCTCGCTGTGGGTCTTCAACCGCGACCCGTCCCTCGACAACTGGGCGCCCTACTTCTTCGGTGCCTACGGCCTCGGCGTGCTGGTGCACTGGCTCAGCGCCAGCCGCTGGCGCGAACGCTGGCTGGCCCTGCTGTGCGCGATGGTGCTGGCCGCGCTGGCCCACGACTTCCGCGGCCGCATCGCGCTCGCGCTGGTGACGGCCCTCGTGCTCGCCTTGCTGCAATGGCGCCACCAGGGCGGCCGCCCGCTGCTGCCGGCCGGGCGGCCTGCCGCACTGCTCGGGCACCTCGGCACCCACTCGTACGCCCTCTTCCTCGTGCACTTCCCCATCTGCCTGCTGGTCAACGGCCTGTTCGAGCAGAAGGACCCGACGCAGCAGGGCGCGGCGCTGATGGCCATCGTCAGCGCCTGGCTGCTGAGCAACGCCGCCGCGGTGCCGTTCCACCGCTGGGTGGAGCGGCCGGCCGGACGCCTGCGCTGGCCGCGCTGGGGCCTGCAGCGGGCCTGA
- a CDS encoding class II aldolase/adducin family protein produces MPTRPAPRTEAEVRTDLAAAYRLAALAGWDDTIYTHLSAAVPGEPGVYLLNEFGLGFDEVCASNLVKVDVRGRVADGTGRRVNPSGFAIHGAIHVARPDVECVIHLHAPWGVSLSMLPDGLLPTSQWAMRLHGRLGRHAYEGLALGAEEQQRLVANLGTLDGLILENHGTLTVGRSVAEAFLLMHILERAARAQLRAMAATGGRVLTANPDLAALTHRQWVGDGTERDGDAEWPALLRRADRLSPGFRD; encoded by the coding sequence ATGCCGACCCGACCTGCCCCACGCACCGAAGCCGAGGTGCGCACCGACCTCGCCGCCGCCTACCGCCTCGCGGCCCTGGCCGGCTGGGACGACACGATCTACACGCACCTGTCGGCCGCCGTGCCCGGAGAGCCGGGCGTCTACCTGCTGAACGAGTTCGGGCTGGGCTTCGACGAGGTGTGTGCGTCGAACCTCGTGAAGGTGGACGTGCGAGGCCGCGTGGCCGACGGCACGGGCCGCCGCGTGAACCCGAGCGGCTTCGCGATCCACGGCGCCATCCACGTCGCGCGTCCCGACGTCGAATGCGTGATCCACCTCCATGCGCCGTGGGGCGTGTCGCTGTCGATGCTGCCGGACGGCCTGCTGCCCACGTCGCAGTGGGCCATGCGCCTGCACGGGCGCCTGGGCCGCCATGCCTACGAAGGGCTGGCGCTGGGCGCCGAGGAGCAGCAGCGCCTCGTGGCCAACCTCGGCACGCTCGACGGTCTGATCCTCGAGAACCACGGCACACTGACGGTCGGCCGCTCGGTGGCCGAGGCCTTCCTGCTGATGCACATCCTCGAACGTGCCGCCCGGGCCCAGCTGCGCGCGATGGCCGCGACGGGCGGCCGGGTGCTCACGGCGAACCCTGATCTCGCCGCCCTCACCCACCGCCAGTGGGTGGGCGACGGCACCGAGCGGGACGGCGATGCCGAATGGCCCGCGCTGCTGCGGCGCGCGGACCGGCTGTCGCCGGGCTTCCGCGATTGA
- a CDS encoding 4-oxalocrotonate tautomerase → MPTLRVELFEGRTPQQKAELAKELTEACVRVLGGSPDAVDILFFDVAKQDWSTGGVMWSDKGK, encoded by the coding sequence ATGCCCACCCTCCGCGTCGAACTCTTCGAAGGCCGCACGCCCCAGCAGAAAGCCGAACTGGCGAAGGAACTCACCGAGGCCTGCGTGCGCGTGCTCGGCGGCAGCCCCGACGCCGTCGACATCCTGTTCTTCGACGTGGCGAAGCAGGACTGGTCGACCGGCGGGGTGATGTGGAGCGACAAGGGGAAGTGA
- a CDS encoding SDR family oxidoreductase, with amino-acid sequence MSHPSTVLITGCSSGFGLETARHFADQGWRVVATMRTPREDVLPRSDRIRILPLDVTDPGSIARCIDAAGPLDALVNNAGVGWLGPVEGITLAGVRDLFETNTFGTIAMTQAVLPQFRLRRSGVVVNVTSSVTLLPLPLLAVYTASKAAVNAFTESLALELAPFDVRVRLVLPGRAPGTSFGDNARRRMEGSDHGAYSDFRERVFAAVRDTSTPVTHAADVAEAVWHAVTDPSAPMRTPAGADALALAGR; translated from the coding sequence ATGTCCCACCCGTCCACTGTCCTGATCACCGGCTGTTCGTCCGGCTTCGGCCTGGAGACCGCGCGGCATTTCGCCGACCAGGGCTGGCGTGTCGTCGCGACGATGCGCACGCCGCGCGAGGACGTGCTGCCGCGGTCCGACCGCATCCGCATCCTGCCGCTCGACGTCACCGACCCCGGGAGCATCGCCCGGTGCATCGATGCGGCCGGACCCCTCGATGCGCTGGTCAACAACGCCGGCGTGGGCTGGCTGGGGCCGGTCGAGGGCATCACGCTCGCCGGCGTGCGCGACCTCTTCGAGACCAACACGTTCGGCACGATCGCGATGACGCAGGCGGTGCTGCCGCAGTTCCGCCTCCGGCGGTCGGGCGTGGTCGTGAACGTGACGTCGAGCGTGACGCTGCTGCCGCTGCCCCTGCTGGCGGTCTACACCGCGAGCAAGGCGGCGGTGAACGCGTTCACCGAATCGCTGGCACTGGAACTGGCCCCGTTCGACGTGCGGGTGCGCCTGGTGCTGCCGGGCCGCGCGCCGGGCACGAGCTTCGGGGACAACGCCCGCCGCCGCATGGAGGGCAGCGACCACGGGGCGTACAGCGACTTCCGCGAGCGCGTGTTCGCGGCGGTGCGGGACACCTCGACACCGGTCACGCACGCGGCCGACGTGGCCGAGGCCGTGTGGCACGCGGTGACCGATCCGTCGGCCCCGATGCGGACGCCGGCCGGTGCGGACGCGCTGGCGTTGGCGGGCCGGTGA
- a CDS encoding AraC family transcriptional regulator — protein MVDPLAEVVSLLQPTAPFSKLVVASAPWAVRRADTGRPFYFVVLEGGCRLHVDGPSGGASIPLDGGDFVLIPAARGFATSSRDREPPREGEAVTTPIAPMPGGARVGDPNGPVDARLLVGHCVFGSPDAALLVSLLPQWIHVRGDHRLSMLVQLVGEESRADRPARDIVLARLLEVLLIEALRSAAGTAGSAGLVRGLADSRLALALRCMHERPGAPWTIDELAREAAMSRSAFFERFSRTVGVAPMAYLLAWRMALAKQLLRQRELAIADIAERVGYSTVSTFGVAFTRHAGMPPGRYARTAAGDPGEAPAAA, from the coding sequence ATGGTGGACCCGCTGGCCGAAGTCGTGTCCCTGCTGCAACCCACCGCGCCGTTCTCGAAACTGGTGGTGGCGTCGGCGCCCTGGGCGGTGCGGCGCGCCGACACCGGGCGTCCCTTCTACTTCGTGGTGCTCGAAGGCGGCTGCCGCCTGCACGTCGACGGCCCCTCCGGCGGCGCCTCGATCCCGCTCGACGGAGGCGACTTCGTGCTGATTCCCGCCGCCCGCGGTTTCGCCACCTCCAGCCGGGACCGCGAGCCTCCGCGTGAAGGCGAGGCCGTCACCACGCCGATCGCCCCCATGCCCGGTGGTGCGCGCGTCGGTGACCCGAACGGGCCGGTGGACGCGCGCCTGCTCGTCGGCCACTGCGTGTTCGGATCCCCCGACGCCGCGCTGCTGGTGTCGCTGCTGCCGCAGTGGATCCACGTGCGCGGCGATCACCGCCTGTCGATGCTGGTCCAGTTGGTGGGCGAGGAATCCCGCGCCGATCGGCCCGCGCGGGACATCGTCCTGGCCCGGCTGCTCGAGGTGCTGCTGATCGAGGCCCTGCGTTCGGCGGCCGGCACGGCGGGTTCCGCGGGCCTCGTGCGGGGCCTGGCCGATTCGAGGCTCGCCCTGGCGCTTCGGTGCATGCACGAGCGGCCCGGCGCCCCCTGGACCATCGACGAACTCGCGCGCGAGGCGGCGATGTCGCGCTCGGCCTTCTTCGAGCGGTTCAGCCGCACCGTGGGCGTCGCCCCGATGGCCTACCTGCTGGCCTGGCGCATGGCGCTCGCGAAGCAGCTGCTGCGACAACGGGAACTCGCCATCGCCGACATCGCAGAACGTGTGGGCTACAGCACGGTCAGCACCTTCGGCGTGGCCTTCACGCGGCACGCGGGCATGCCGCCCGGCCGCTATGCCCGCACCGCGGCCGGCGACCCGGGCGAAGCGCCCGCGGCCGCCTGA
- a CDS encoding DUF695 domain-containing protein, which yields MAVSPEIQAFWQAFLLAEDELKSRPLRERVERANEILERHVSGLALEVQGQESDAVHEITATAHGDLERFPLLLQLVAEAPPLEHHTVRAFRERTKNGEFGIRMGDFSLDTSDLLVACGEDDGRIALQIRFDVEVPDDMQDHAQQMAYILLDHVLGEYDFAVKVGAVDFTDDVPDLEAPWTPLESFARVFDAHWRDVLGRTGDFPDGEYEWSGVTLQANNDDAVDTLVVSINRSANAVAMRADLVHALTLDLPVPDSDALSAAHAFQDQAATVLEQSRLGILTLVVTRGGRRRAVYYVADVERARAALAPLLSRDGIAADTLDVEFDPAWSRYFEFAIYGN from the coding sequence ATGGCGGTCTCCCCCGAAATCCAGGCCTTCTGGCAAGCCTTCCTCCTGGCCGAGGACGAACTCAAGTCCCGTCCGCTGCGCGAGCGGGTCGAACGCGCCAATGAAATCCTCGAGCGCCACGTGAGTGGCCTCGCGCTGGAGGTGCAGGGCCAGGAGAGCGATGCCGTGCACGAGATCACCGCCACGGCCCACGGCGACCTGGAGCGCTTCCCGCTGCTGCTGCAGCTGGTGGCCGAGGCGCCGCCGCTCGAGCACCACACCGTGCGCGCCTTCCGCGAACGCACGAAGAACGGCGAGTTCGGCATCCGCATGGGCGACTTCTCGCTCGACACCAGCGACCTGCTCGTCGCCTGCGGCGAGGACGACGGCCGCATCGCGCTGCAGATCCGCTTCGACGTCGAGGTGCCCGACGACATGCAGGACCACGCGCAGCAGATGGCGTACATCCTGCTGGACCACGTGCTCGGCGAGTACGACTTCGCCGTGAAGGTGGGCGCGGTCGACTTCACCGACGACGTGCCCGACCTCGAGGCGCCATGGACACCGCTCGAGAGTTTCGCCCGCGTGTTCGACGCGCACTGGCGCGACGTGCTGGGGCGCACCGGCGACTTCCCCGACGGCGAGTACGAATGGTCGGGCGTGACCCTCCAGGCGAACAACGACGACGCGGTGGACACCCTCGTGGTGAGCATCAACCGAAGCGCGAACGCGGTGGCCATGCGGGCCGACCTCGTGCATGCGCTCACGCTCGACCTGCCGGTGCCCGACAGCGACGCCCTGTCGGCGGCCCACGCCTTCCAGGACCAGGCGGCCACCGTGCTCGAGCAGTCCCGCCTCGGCATCCTGACGCTCGTGGTCACGCGGGGCGGTCGCCGGCGAGCCGTGTACTACGTCGCCGACGTGGAGCGCGCGCGCGCGGCGCTGGCGCCGCTGCTGTCGCGCGACGGCATCGCCGCGGACACGCTGGACGTCGAGTTCGATCCCGCCTGGTCGCGGTATTTCGAGTTCGCCATCTACGGCAACTGA
- a CDS encoding GGDEF domain-containing protein — MSQLVDHLAEMTGFRDRDILDVTLVNALRDLLRPISVAIYRVVGERGQEHWITRARLGESDAVATADPVWADTESLPRLDLFPARVQAMAGETSVVTLPGSLSRSIFPVRTDREVVGVMEIESRTPLKDEDVRMVGSILRIYRNFQGLLDYSERDTLTGLLNRKTFDESFLKATNSPPMTEAMAVATSPDGRRHVASTHRYWLGVIDIDHFKSVNDNYGHLIGDEVLLLLSRLMRSSFRYHDRLYRFGGEEFVVLMRCATDDDARQALERMRANTKTYPFPQVGSITISIGFTEVKPGDTPSAAFERADKAVYFAKAHGRDQVQSHTDLVARGELEDGSKIGDVELF, encoded by the coding sequence ATGTCTCAACTGGTCGATCACCTGGCGGAGATGACCGGTTTTCGGGACCGGGACATCCTGGACGTCACGCTGGTCAACGCGTTGCGGGACCTGCTGCGCCCCATCTCGGTGGCCATCTACCGGGTGGTGGGCGAGCGCGGCCAGGAGCACTGGATCACCCGGGCGCGCCTGGGTGAAAGCGACGCGGTGGCCACGGCCGACCCGGTGTGGGCCGACACCGAGTCGCTGCCCCGCCTGGACCTGTTCCCCGCCCGCGTGCAGGCCATGGCCGGCGAGACCAGCGTGGTCACGCTGCCCGGCAGCCTGAGCCGCAGCATCTTCCCCGTGCGCACCGACCGCGAGGTCGTGGGCGTCATGGAGATCGAGAGCCGCACGCCGCTGAAGGACGAGGACGTGCGCATGGTGGGCAGCATCCTGCGCATCTACCGCAACTTCCAGGGCCTGCTCGACTACAGCGAACGCGACACGCTGACGGGCCTGCTCAACCGCAAGACCTTCGACGAGAGTTTCCTGAAGGCCACCAACTCGCCGCCGATGACCGAGGCGATGGCCGTGGCCACGTCGCCCGACGGCCGCCGCCACGTGGCCTCCACGCACCGGTACTGGCTGGGCGTGATCGACATCGACCACTTCAAGAGCGTCAACGACAACTACGGGCACCTGATCGGCGACGAGGTGCTGCTGCTGCTGTCGCGCCTGATGCGCAGCAGCTTCCGCTACCACGACCGCCTGTACCGCTTCGGCGGCGAGGAGTTCGTGGTGCTGATGCGCTGCGCCACCGACGACGACGCGCGCCAGGCCCTCGAGCGCATGCGCGCGAACACGAAGACCTATCCGTTCCCGCAGGTGGGCTCCATCACCATCAGCATCGGCTTCACCGAGGTCAAGCCCGGTGACACGCCCAGCGCCGCGTTCGAGCGCGCCGACAAGGCCGTGTACTTCGCGAAGGCGCACGGCCGCGACCAGGTGCAGAGCCACACCGACCTCGTGGCGCGTGGCGAGCTGGAAGACGGCTCGAAGATCGGCGACGTCGAGTTGTTCTGA